The DNA segment TCGTCAAGCCGGGCGATCTGGAGGCCATCAGGTTTCCCCTCGATCTTCTGGGCATCAACTACTACTCCCGCATGACCATGAAGTACGAGGAAGGCCGTCCCTTCGACGTGTTCTGGGGCGATCCCCATTGCGACCGCTTCACCGCCATGGGCTGGCCGGTACAGCCGGACGGGCTCTACGACCAGCTTTGCGAATTCCGGGACCGGTACGGCAATCTGCCCGTCTTCGTCGCCGAGAACGGCGCCGCGTACGAGGATGTCGTCTCGGCCGACGGCCAAGTCCACGATGCGGACCGGGTGGCCTTCCTCCGGGACCATGTCGCCGCGGTGGCCCGCGCGCTCGCCGACGGCTGCAACGTCAAGGGCTACTTGGTTTGGTCGCTGCTCGACAACTTCGAATGGGCCTTCGGCCTGTCGAAGCGTTTCGGCATCGTCAGGGTCGATTACGACACCCTGGAGCGTACTCCGAAGGACAGCTACAAGTGGCTTGCCGGAACGATCCGGACTGGGCGCGTGTAGTTCGATGCCGCTGGATTCAGGGGCCGCCCAGGGCGCGCCCCTATCCGCCGATTACCGGTTAAGCGCCGACATTGAAATAGCATCTTAGATTTTTCTCTTTAACGTGCCTAGATATATCCAGATCAGCCTTAATGGTATGCTCAAGAAGCCAATTAAATAAAAATGTTACTATTTCCTCATCGTTTTCTGCGCCACCCTCATGCATAGTAATTGCATCACGAAGATCACGCAGTAGATTCCTATGCAATATGACATGCGATTCTAATTTGTCATAATTGCATTCGATCATAATATTTTCTTCGCTCACAAAATGAAATTCAGCGTATTTCATAATTTCGTTCATAGTTCTTCTGATATCGTCAGCCGCATGATTATCTGTAGTAAGACATTGAAGTTTGTGAATAAGAGAGAAAAACACCTTGTGTTCGAAATCTATCGTTTCATGGCCAATTTCGAACCACTTCTTCCAATCCAATTCCACCACGGTATCCTCCAGAAATTGGCTCCCCGGCACATCGAGAAGTGTACAGCGCCAGTGACGCCAATCAACCCTGAATGCGAACGCCACAG comes from the Magnetospirillum sp. WYHS-4 genome and includes:
- a CDS encoding hemerythrin domain-containing protein, which codes for MELDWKKWFEIGHETIDFEHKVFFSLIHKLQCLTTDNHAADDIRRTMNEIMKYAEFHFVSEENIMIECNYDKLESHVILHRNLLRDLRDAITMHEGGAENDEEIVTFLFNWLLEHTIKADLDISRHVKEKNLRCYFNVGA